The following proteins come from a genomic window of Aspergillus luchuensis IFO 4308 DNA, chromosome 3, nearly complete sequence:
- the PIN4 gene encoding peptidylprolyl isomerase (COG:O;~EggNog:ENOG410PQBE;~InterPro:IPR000297,IPR043323;~PFAM:PF13616,PF00639;~go_function: GO:0003677 - DNA binding [Evidence IEA];~go_function: GO:0003755 - peptidyl-prolyl cis-trans isomerase activity [Evidence IEA];~go_process: GO:0006364 - rRNA processing [Evidence IEA]) yields MAPKNKGGDKKGKDGGDSNSKGGGKGLKPANAINVRHILCEKFSKKEEALEKLRNGAKFDEVAREFSEDKARQGGSLGWKTRGSLDATFEKAAYDLEPSTTGNPKYVDVKTGFGYHIIMVEGRK; encoded by the exons ATGGCACCCAAGAACAAAGGCGGcgacaagaagggcaaggatggcggagacagcaacagcaaaggCGGCGGAAAGGGCCTCAAGCCTGCGAATGCTATTAACGTGAGACATATTCTT TGCGAGAAATTCtccaaaaaggaagaagccctAGAGAAGTTGCGCAACGGAGCCAAATTCGACGAAGTCGCGAGGGAATTCTCGGAGGATAAGGCTCGGCAGG GCGGCTCCCTTGGCTGGAAGACCCGGGGCAGTCTGGATGCGACGTTTGAGAAGGCGGCGTATGATCTGGAGCCGAGTACGACGGGAAACCCCAAGTATGTGGATGTGAAGACTGGGTTTGGGTACCATATTATTATGGTTGAGGGGAGGAAGTAA
- the HUT1 gene encoding UDP-galactose transporter HUT1 (BUSCO:EOG09264F1U;~COG:G;~EggNog:ENOG410PG99;~InterPro:IPR013657;~PFAM:PF00892,PF08449;~TransMembrane:10 (i60-80o106-130i151-169o175-195i202-221o241-261i282-302o341-359i366-386o392-411i);~go_process: GO:0055085 - transmembrane transport [Evidence IEA]) has translation MARQKQAAPLQRATSSELMHMPPDDLQSLDKKMNGKSSVANGSASGKHAPQENAPDTPGLMQLAICVLGIYASFLSWGVLQEAITTVSYPTHPPTAEVPEPPTERFTYSIVLNTIQSTFAAITGFLYLFFSTPSGQKIPSPFPTKKIVFPLLLVSISSSLASPFGYASLAHIDYLTFILAKSCKLLPVMFLHLTIFRKRYPLYKYGVVLLVTLGVATFTLHHPGTSKKVAASAAKGQSGSSTWGIFLLSINLLLDGLTNTTQDHVFSSPQLYTRFTGPQMMVAQNVLSTVLTSSYLLIMPHLSSTGILHNLLPFPIPPSTETELNSAIGFLSRHPEALKNVLGFAACGAIGQLFIFYTLSRFSSLLLVTVTVTRKMLTMLLSVFWFGHSLSAGQWLGVGLVFGGIGAEAIVQRQEKAAKERAKAAKKQ, from the exons ATGGCGCGCCAGAAACAAGCTGCGCCTTTGCAACGCGCCACGTCCTCTGAACTGATGCATATGCCTCCGGATGATTTGCAGTCGCTGGATAAGAAGATGAATGGGAAATCTTCCGTCGCAAATGGAAGTGCTTCTGGAAAGCATGCGCCGCAGGAGAATGCGCCGGACACCCCCGGCTTGATGCAACTTGCGATCTGTGTTCTTGGAATCTACGCTTCTTT TCTTTCCTGGGGTGTGCTTCAAGAAGCCATCACCACCGTATCCTATCCTACTCATCCTCCGACTGCTGAAGTCCCCGAACCACCGACAGAGCGCTTCACCTATTCGATTGTCCTGAACACGATTCAGTCGACCTTTGCCGCCATCACCGGCTTCCTGTACCTATTCTTTTCGACTCCGTCCGGCCAGAAGatcccctctcccttcccaaCCAAGAAAATCGTCTTTCCCTTGCTCCTGGTCAGCATCTCCTCGTCTCTCGCATCGCCCTTCGGATATGCCAGTCTCGCGCACATCGACTACCTCaccttcatcctcgccaaatCGTGCAAGCTTCTGCCTGTCATGTTCTTGCACCTGACCATCTTCCGCAAGAGATACCCTCTGTACAAGTACGGTGTCGTTCTCCTGGTCACCCTCGGAGTCGCTACATtcaccctccaccaccccggaACCAGCAAGAAGGTCGCCGCATCAGCCGCTAAGGGCCAGTCCGGCTCAAGCACATGGGGAATCTTTCTCCTTTCCATCAACCTGCTCCTGGACGGCCTCACGAACACCACCCAGGACCACGTCTTCAGCTCTCCGCAGCTGTACACGCGCTTCACGGGACCGCAAATGATGGTTGCTCAGAACGTGCTCTCAACCGTCCTGACGAGCAGCTACCTGTTGATCATGCCCCATCTGTCCTCGACTGGCATTTTGCACAACCTTCTGCCTTTCCCCATTCCCCCATCCACAGAAACTGAGCTGAACTCCGCCATTGGCTTCCTGTCCCGTCACCCGGAAGCCCTGAAGAACGTGCTCGGATTCGCCGCCTGCGGAGCCATCGGACAGTTGTTCATCTTCTACACGCTGTCGCGCTTCTCATCCTTACTCCTGGTTACGGTGACGGTCACGCGCAAGATGCTGACCATGCTCCTGAGTGTGTTCTGGTTCGGCCACTCCCTCTCCGCAGGTCAGTGGCTGGGCGTGGGTCTTGTCTTTGGCGGTATTGGCGCTGAAGCTATCGTCCAACGGCAGGAGAAGGCAGCCAAGGAGCGAGCGAAGGCTGCTAAGAAGCAGTAG
- a CDS encoding uncharacterized protein (COG:S;~EggNog:ENOG410PXEM;~InterPro:IPR018593,IPR036167,IPR042777;~PFAM:PF09631;~go_component: GO:0000214 - tRNA-intron endonuclease complex [Evidence IEA];~go_process: GO:0000379 - tRNA-type intron splice site recognition and cleavage [Evidence IEA];~go_process: GO:0006388 - tRNA splicing, via endonucleolytic cleavage and ligation [Evidence IEA]), translated as MTTTIPPPSQEQQATPSTPEMIATTPLPPSALTTLLSSTTTPPPTPLSANTLQILHNLQHQHLWTSLRVHDLHLPSNSKQQQPLYLISGIPPHHLYIHPDEQLFMLERGLREDDVELERMFVLPTVQGESWTLRKLAGVFDSLPEGSGEGEVLEGGGGAGEKAEKLREYYEYRGKARATKEWGGKRLLLAMVDRRMGGDGTVVYYVVQDGAVKPRQN; from the coding sequence atgacTACcacaataccaccaccatcccaagaacaacaagccactccatcaacaccagaaATGATAGCAACAacaccccttcccccctccgccctcacaaccctcctctcatccaccacaacaccaccaccgaccccCCTCTCCGCAAACACCCTCCAAATCCTGCACAacctccaacaccaacacctgTGGACCTCCCTGCGCGTGCacgacctccacctccccagcAACTCcaaacagcaacaacccCTCTACCTCATCTCCGGCATTCCCCCGCACCATCTCTACATCCACCCGGACGAGCAACTCTTCATGCTGGAGCGCGGGCTGCGCGAAGACGACGTCGAGCTAGAGCGCATGTTCGTCCTCCCCACGGTTCAGGGCGAGTCATGGACGCTGCGCAAGTTGGCGGGAGTGTTTGATTCGTTACCTGAGGGTagcggggaaggagaagtactggaaggaggaggaggggcaggggagaaggcggagaagttgagggagTATTATGAGTATCGGGGGAAGGCAAGGGCTACGAAGGAGTGGGGTGGGaagaggttgttgttggctaTGGTGGATaggaggatggggggtgATGGGACAGTGGTGTATTATGTTGTGCAGGATGGTGCGGTGAAACCGAGGCAGAATTAA